One segment of Drosophila ananassae strain 14024-0371.13 chromosome 3R, ASM1763931v2, whole genome shotgun sequence DNA contains the following:
- the LOC6498636 gene encoding uncharacterized protein LOC6498636, which produces MIKQNLKILILFSLSFKSYHLQPVEFTAENGVLVEDELDWSRANWNLVIPWLLQRQQMRLCVAVARFDERLVPGTACEELLSDGFLMATCDIGNIEDITMTMRGAFGGTLLDTFRKCRPGLELFGMRCRRRA; this is translated from the coding sequence ATGATTAAACAAAACTTAAAgattcttattttattcagtttgagttttaagtctTACCATTTACAACCGGTTGAGTTTACGGCCGAGAACGGTGTGCTGGTGGAGGATGAGCTGGACTGGAGCCGGGCCAATTGGAATTTGGTGATCCCTTGGCTGTTGCAACGCCAGCAGATGCGCCTCTGTGTGGCAGTTGCCAGATTCGATGAGCGCCTGGTGCCCGGAACGGCCTGCGAGGAATTATTGTCCGATGGTTTTTTGATGGCCACCTGCGATATTGGCAATATCGAGGATATTACCATGACCATGCGCGGAGCCTTTGGCGGAACGCTGTTGGACACGTTTCGCAAATGCCGGCCTGGCCTGGAGCTTTTCGGGATGCGTTGCAGGCGAAGGGCGTGA